One Esox lucius isolate fEsoLuc1 chromosome 1, fEsoLuc1.pri, whole genome shotgun sequence genomic region harbors:
- the LOC105030463 gene encoding testis-expressed protein 26, whose product MSSLDNRHIWDTYETSQKRDFIYRPNSSTTALRPTTTNAYRNSHALAGPLGSTGYTEELFWKPVVKPESIRTDTASGNRRNNPHPSESFMVWQLPKGLKQSSADGWSSRKSPPSEEEFRTALTAQYRSTYQTDFLGLAQGCHPFHAPINCKRKVPNYTLAEMRHNYRQPRLWSELQDNMSRYSCNALHGVALRGIVPTVIHRHIHNQENWTQLTTYDRHFGGKTVDVSAVLCSLQPQELQEFCKHLPGKDKETVQKFLHRAPLADQLKTGPKPPIQPLILPRPEWMSGWPGPL is encoded by the exons ATGTCATCATTGG ataaCAGACACATTTGGGACACGTATGAAACATCTCAGAAAAGGGATTTCATCTATCGACCCAATTCATCAACAACGGCTTTACG ACCTACGACAACAAACGCCTATAGAAACTCTCATGCACTAGCTGGTCCATTAGGCTCCACTGGATACACAGAGGAATTATTTTGGAAGCCAGTCGTTAAACCTGAATCCATCCGCACAGATACAGCTTCTGGGAACAGGAGAAACAACCCGCATCCCAGTGAG TCCTTCATGGTGTGGCAGCTCCCTAAGGGCCTTAAACAGAGCTCTGCTGATGGCTGGTCCTCCAGGAAAAGTCCCCCTTCTGAAGAAGAGTTTCGGACCGCCCTGACCGCCCAGTACCGCTCCACTTACCAGACTGACTTCCTGGGTTTGGCTCAAG GGTGTCACCCATTTCATGCCCCAATAAACTGCAAACGCAAAGTCCCTAACTACACACTGGCAGAGATGAGGCATAACTACCGTCAGCCCAGGTTATGGTCTGAGTTGCAGGACAATATGTCTCGCTATAGCTGCAACGCACTGCATGGGGTGGCTCTGAGGGGTATAG TGCCAACTGTGATTCATCGTCACATCCACAACCAGGAGAACTGGACCCAGTTGACTACATATGACAGACACTTCGGAGGGAAAACAGTGGATGTTTCGGCCGTACTCTGCTCTCTACAACCCCAAGAGCTTCAAGAGTTCTGCAAACATCTGCCTGGGAAAG ATAAGGAGACTGTGCAGAAATTTTTGCACAGAGCACCTCTTGCTGACCAATTGAAGACAGGGCCAAAACCCCCAATCCAACCTCTTATATTACCCAGGCCAGAGTGGATGTCTGGCTGGCCTGGACCCCTGTGA